Within Blattabacterium cuenoti, the genomic segment GCAGTATATCCAGTTCCTCCTATAATCCCTATTTCAATCATTATTTATTTTTTTCTTTTTTATTTAAATTATGATACATTTTCATTTGATTACTTAATATTTTTGTGAATCCTTTCACATCTTCTGCAGTCCAAGCATGATTCATTTCTCCATACTGAGCCATATTAGATTTCATTAAATCGAATTCAGATTTAATACCAACTAAATGAAATCTGTAAGGAGATAAAATGAGATGGACAGTTCCAGTTAATCTTTTTTGTGTACTATTTAAAAACATCTCAATATCACGCATAACAGGATCTAAATATTGTGCTTCATGAAGTAACATTCCGTACCAATTGGATAATTGCTCTTTCCAATAGAGTTGCCATTTTGTAAGAATATGTTTTTCTAACAAATGATGAGCTTTAATAATAATAATAGCAGCTGAAGCTTCAAATGCAACTCTCCCTTTTATTCCTAAAATAGTATCTCCTATGTGAATTCCTCTTCCTATGGCAAATTCTGATGCTATTTTTTCAAGTTTTATGATATTCTTTATCGCTTTTCCCTTTTCTTTATTAATGCTTACTAATTCTCCTTTCTCAAATTCTAATTCTATATTTTCGCTTTTTTTTCTTTTTAACTTTGTTGTATAGGCCTTTTCCGGAAAATCGTGAGAAGAAGTGAGAGTCTCTTTTCCACTTATACTTGTTCCCCAAATTCCCTTATTAATGGAATATTTCGCTTTGTCCCAACAAATGGATACTCCACTATTTCGTAAGTATTCAATTTCTTCTTTTCTAGAAATTTTATTCTCCCTTATAGGAGATAAGGTCATTTTTTCTGGACAAATAATTTGAAAAGCGATATCGAATCTAATTTGATCATTTCCTGCTCCAGTACTTCCATGAGCAATTGCTTTTGCATTAATAAAAGTTGCATATTGTGCAATTTTAATGGCCTGAAAAATTCTTTCGGAACTAACTGAAAGTGGATAAGTATTATTTTTAAGAATATTTCCGAATATAAGATATTTTATGCAATTTTGATAAAATTCTTCTATGGAATCAATAGTTTTATGTGATTTTGCTCCAATGTGAAAAGCTCTTTCTTCAATTTTCTTTAATTCTTTTTTTTGAAACCCACCTGTGTTAATAATAACTGTGTGGACCTCGTATCCTTCTTCTTGGATAAGATATTTTAAACAATAAGACGTATCTAATCCACCACTATAAGCCAAAACGATTCTATCTCCATGAATTAAATAATTTTTTTTTTCGTTTTTATTTTGATGATGATGAATCATAAAATCCGATGAATTTTTTTCGTATAAAAGACCTGTACAAAGACACATTTTTCTTTTATTTCTAGTTAAAATATCGAAATTTGTACAACTTTGACATCCTTTCCAAAATTCTTCCGATTGAGGAAGTTCACTAAAAGTAACTGGTTTAAACCCCAATTCTGTATTCATTTTTATCACGGAATTACTTGTTGTAATACTAAAAATTTTAGAGTTTGGAAATTTTTTTCTGGAAAGTTGAAATATTTCAACTTTTATAATTCTTGCTAATCCTTTTTTTCTAAATTCAGGAAAAACAATCAAACCGGAATTAACAACAAATTCTTCTTTTTGAAAAACTTCAAGATAACTAAATCCTGCTATCTTTCCATCATAAAAGGCAATAACGGCATTTCCATTAATCATTTTTGATTTAATATATTCCGGATCTTTTTTAGCGATACCAGTTCCTCTACTTTTTGCTGATTCCTGTATTTTTTTGCAAATTAAGGAAGCATATTTTGTATCCTCATCATGAGATACTCTAACTTTTATTTTCATATTTGTATGAACACAAAAACACTAAGCACTAAGAAAAATAAATAAATTGTATCTTAATCTTATAGTAGGAGTAATAATAATAGAATAATAATAGGATGAATGATTCCTCATATAATACATTTTTTGTAGAACTAACTGCAAGTGCAAATTTAATAAAATAATAAAGTATTTTTAATAAATTTGAGTATTTAT encodes:
- a CDS encoding argininosuccinate synthase domain-containing protein — its product is MKIKVRVSHDEDTKYASLICKKIQESAKSRGTGIAKKDPEYIKSKMINGNAVIAFYDGKIAGFSYLEVFQKEEFVVNSGLIVFPEFRKKGLARIIKVEIFQLSRKKFPNSKIFSITTSNSVIKMNTELGFKPVTFSELPQSEEFWKGCQSCTNFDILTRNKRKMCLCTGLLYEKNSSDFMIHHHQNKNEKKNYLIHGDRIVLAYSGGLDTSYCLKYLIQEEGYEVHTVIINTGGFQKKELKKIEERAFHIGAKSHKTIDSIEEFYQNCIKYLIFGNILKNNTYPLSVSSERIFQAIKIAQYATFINAKAIAHGSTGAGNDQIRFDIAFQIICPEKMTLSPIRENKISRKEEIEYLRNSGVSICWDKAKYSINKGIWGTSISGKETLTSSHDFPEKAYTTKLKRKKSENIELEFEKGELVSINKEKGKAIKNIIKLEKIASEFAIGRGIHIGDTILGIKGRVAFEASAAIIIIKAHHLLEKHILTKWQLYWKEQLSNWYGMLLHEAQYLDPVMRDIEMFLNSTQKRLTGTVHLILSPYRFHLVGIKSEFDLMKSNMAQYGEMNHAWTAEDVKGFTKILSNQMKMYHNLNKKEKNK